A window of Amorphus orientalis contains these coding sequences:
- a CDS encoding 3-hydroxyacyl-CoA dehydrogenase: MRDVNDPEFTVGIVGAGVMGQGIAQVSIAGGMRAILFDAKEGAAEAGRREVFKRIDRLVEKKQLDNLVAATQKAQLSVASSLSDFSDCDTVVEAVVENLEVKRSIFTELEGIVADDAILATNTSSLPIASIARTCERPGRVAGMHFFNPVPLMRLVEIIEGPATTEAVADTLAALGDRMGRTAVKVKDSPGFLVNLGGRAYYTEALRMLDEGVATPSQIDAILTDCCGFRMGPFALMDLTGMDVNYPVSMIVYEGFLNDRRLATTPRHKLLYEAGRLGRKTRAGHFDYDEAGKPISTGDADYEPHGMPAQAVFLAEPSEALAGFCKEVGLSTMGADDGIEPILGYPVGEDATSYAVRLGIDPKRLVCVDLSANTAKRVTLMTAPGADPGMLDAVAGALRDAGRVITAIKDSPGFVALRMRAMIANLGTSVAEAGLAEPADIDTALKLGLNYPMGPLEMAEDLGLKTTLSVMERLQAITGDDRYRPTLWLRRRAMLDLPIRTPS, translated from the coding sequence CCTCTTCGACGCCAAGGAGGGCGCAGCCGAGGCGGGCCGCCGCGAAGTGTTCAAGCGGATCGACCGGCTGGTGGAGAAGAAGCAGCTCGACAATCTGGTTGCCGCCACGCAGAAGGCCCAGCTTTCGGTCGCCTCCAGCCTGTCGGACTTTTCCGACTGCGACACGGTCGTCGAGGCGGTGGTGGAGAATCTCGAGGTGAAGCGGTCCATCTTCACCGAGCTGGAGGGGATCGTCGCGGACGACGCGATTCTCGCCACCAACACCTCCTCGCTGCCGATCGCCTCGATCGCGCGGACCTGCGAGCGTCCCGGCCGGGTCGCCGGCATGCATTTCTTCAATCCGGTGCCGCTGATGCGGCTGGTGGAGATCATCGAGGGCCCGGCCACGACGGAAGCGGTCGCCGACACGCTGGCCGCCCTCGGCGACCGGATGGGCCGGACGGCGGTGAAGGTGAAGGATTCGCCGGGCTTCCTGGTCAATCTCGGCGGCCGCGCCTACTACACCGAAGCCCTGCGGATGCTCGACGAGGGCGTCGCCACCCCGTCCCAGATCGACGCCATCCTGACGGACTGCTGCGGCTTCCGGATGGGACCGTTCGCGCTGATGGACCTCACCGGCATGGACGTGAACTACCCCGTGTCGATGATCGTCTACGAAGGGTTCCTGAACGATCGCCGGCTCGCCACCACGCCGCGCCACAAGCTGCTCTACGAAGCCGGGCGGCTGGGCCGGAAGACCCGCGCCGGCCACTTCGATTACGACGAGGCGGGCAAGCCGATCAGCACCGGCGACGCCGACTACGAACCCCACGGGATGCCGGCCCAGGCGGTCTTTCTGGCCGAACCGTCTGAGGCGCTCGCCGGCTTCTGCAAGGAGGTGGGGTTGTCGACCATGGGGGCCGACGACGGCATCGAGCCGATCCTCGGCTATCCGGTCGGCGAGGACGCGACCAGCTACGCGGTCCGTCTGGGGATCGATCCGAAGCGGCTGGTCTGCGTCGATCTTTCCGCCAACACGGCCAAGCGGGTGACGCTGATGACGGCGCCGGGCGCCGATCCGGGCATGCTGGACGCGGTGGCCGGTGCGCTGCGCGATGCTGGCCGGGTGATCACGGCGATCAAGGATTCGCCCGGCTTCGTGGCGCTGCGCATGCGGGCGATGATCGCCAATCTCGGCACTTCGGTCGCCGAGGCGGGGCTCGCCGAGCCGGCGGATATCGACACGGCCCTCAAGCTCGGCCTCAACTATCCGATGGGGCCGCTGGAAATGGCCGAGGATCTGGGGCTGAAGACCACCCTGTCGGTGATGGAGCGGCTGCAGGCGATCACCGGCGACGACCGCTACCGGCCGACCCTGTGGCTCCGGCGCCGCGCGATGCTGGACCTGCCGATCCGCACGCCGAGCTGA